The DNA sequence ATCCGGCCACTGCGACGTGCAGCCCGTGGGCGCGGTCACCCGCGGGCTCGGCGGCGTCCAGCTGGCCGAACTGGGCGCCATGGCCGACTCCGCGGCCGGGGTGCGCGTCTTCTCCGACGACGGCAGGTGCGTCTCCGACGCGCTGCTGATGCGCCGCGCCCTGGAGTACGTCAAGGCGTTCGACGGAGTGGTCGCCCAGCACGCCCAGGAGCCCCGGCTCACCGAGAACGCCCAGATGAACGAGGGCGTGGTCTCCGACCGGCTGGGCCTTGCGGGCTGGCCGGCCGTGGCCGAGGAGGCCGTCATCGCCCGCGACTGCCTGCTCACCGAGCACGTCGGCTCGCGGCTGCACGTCTGCCACGTCTCCACCAAGGGCTCGGTGCAGATCCTGCGCTGGGCCAAGAGCCGCGGCTGCGACGTCACCGCCGAGGTCACTCCGCACCACCTGCTGCTGACCGACGACCTCGCCGAGAGCTACGACCCCGCCTACAAGGTCAACCCGCCGCTGCGCACCGCCGAGGACGTGCACGCGCTGCGCGAGGGCCTGGCCGACGGCACCGTCGACATCGTCGCCACCGACCACGCGCCGCACCCGGCCGAGGCCAAGGAGACCGAGTGGGCCACCGCGGCGATGGGCATGCTCGGGCTGGAGACCGCGCTCTCGGTCGTCCAGCACACCATGGTCGACACCGGCCTGCTCGACTGGGCCCAGCTGGCCCACCGGATGTCGGCCCTTCCGGCTCGCATCGGACGTCTCGCAGGTCACGGGCGTCCCATCGCCCCCGGCGAGCCCGCCAACGTTACGCTGTATGACGCGGACACCGCTTCGGAAATCGACCCGGCGGCCCTGGTCTCCAAGAGCGCGAACACCCCCTACCGGGGCATGCGCCTGCCCGGCCGCATCCAGGCGACGTTCCTGCGCGGCATCCCCACGGTTCTCGATGGGAAGATCAAGTGACTCCACCAGCAGCCTCCGGCCACGCCGACGCCATCCTGGTTCTGGAGGACGGGCGCGCCTTCCGCGGCCGGTCCTTCGGCGCGCAGGGGGAGACCCTCGGCGAGATCGTCTTCAACACCGGCATGACGGGCTACCAGGAGACGCTCACCGACCCGTCCTACCACCGGCAGATCGTCGTCATGACGGCCCCGCACATCGGCAACACCGGCGTCAACGACGACGACCCCGAGTCCGGGCGCATCTGGGTCTCGGGCTACGTCGTCCGCGAGCCCGCCCGCGTCGCCTCCAACTGGCGCGCCCGGCGCACGCTGGACGAGGAGCTGCAGCGCCAGGACGTCGTGGGCATCGCGCTGGACGGCACCCGCGCCCTAACCCGCCACCTGCGCGACCGCGGCGCCATGCGGGCCGCCATCAGCACCGTCGAGACCGACCCCGAGCGGCTGCGCGAGCGCGTCCTGGCCAGCCCGCAGATGGCCGGCGCGGACCTGGCCGGCGAGGTCACCACGACCGAGCCCTACACCGTCCGCCCGCCCGAGGGCGTGCCCGCCCGCTTCCGCGTCGCCGCCGTCGATCTCGGCATCAAGGCGATGACGCCCCAGCGCCTGGCCGAGCGCGGCTGCGAAGTCACCGTGCTGCCCGCCGACACCACCGCCGAGGCGATCCTCGCCCTGGAGCCCGACGGCGTGTTCTTCAGCAACGGCCCCGGCGACCCCGCGACCGCCGAGAAACCGGTGGCCCTGATGCGCGCCGTGCTGGAGTCGCGCACCCCGCTGTTCGGTATCTGCTTCGGCAACCAGATCCTGGGCCGCGCACTGGATCTGGGCACCTTCAAGCTGCCCTTCGGCCACCGCGGCGTCAACCAGCCGGTGCAGGACGTGCACACCAAGCGGGTGCACATCACCAGCCACAACCACGGCTTCGCCGTCGACGCACCCGCCGACGGGCCCTTCGAGACCCCCTACGGTCGCGCCGAGGTCAGCCACGTCGACCTCAACGACAACGTCGTCGAAGGCCTGCGGCTGCTCGACCGGCCCGCCTTCAGCGTCCAGTACCACCCCGAGGCCGCCGCCGGACCGCACGACGCCGCCGCGCACTTCGACGCGTTCTGCGACCTCATGGCCGCCTCATCCGACCCGTCCAGCAGCTCCGGCCGGCCGGCCGAGCCCGTCCAGTCGTAAGCCGGGGGATCCACACATGCCGCGCCGTAGTGACCTGAAGTCCGTCCTCGTGATCGGATCCGGGCCGATCGTGATCGGCCAGGCCGCGGAGTTCGACTACTCCGGAACGCAGGCGTGCCGCGTGCTCAAGGCCGAGGGCCTGCGCGTCATCCTGGTCAACTCCAATCCGGCCACGATCATGACCGACCCCGAGATCGCCGACGCCACCTACGTCGAGCCGATCACCCCGGGGATGGTCGAGAAGATCATCGCCAAGGAGCGCCCCGACGCGCTGCTGCCCACCCTGGGCGGGCAGACCGCGCTCAACACCGCCGTCGCGCTGCACGACTCGGGCGTGCTGGCCAAGTACAGCGTCGAGCTGATCGGCGCCAACGTCGAGGCCATCCAGTCCGGCGAGGACCGCGAGACCTTCAAGGGCATCGTCGAGCGGATCGGCGGCGAGTCCGCGCGCTCGCGCATCTGCCACACGCTCGATCAGTGCCTGGAGGCGGCCGAGGAGCTGAGCTACCCGGTCGTGGTCCGGCCCTCCTTCACCATGGGCGGCTCCGGCTCCGGCTTCGCCCACGACGAGAAGCAGCTGCGCCGCATCGCCGGCCAGGGGCTCGCGCTCTCGCCGGTCACCGAGGTCCTGCTGGAGGAGTCCATCCTCGGCTGGAAGGAGTACGAGCTGGAGCTGATGCGCGACGGCAACGACAACGTGGTCGTCGTCTGCTCCATCGAGAACTTCGACCCCATGGGCGTGCACACCGGCGACTCCGTCACGGTGGCGCCGGCCATGACGCTGACCGACCGCGAGTACCAGCACATGCGCGACGTGGGTATCGCGGTCATCCGCGAGGTCGGCGTCGACACCGGCGGCTGCAACATCCAGTTCGCCGTGCACCCCGAGACCGGGCGGATGATCGTCATCGAGATGAACCCGCGCGTCTCCCGCTCCTCGGCACTGGCCTCCAAGGCCACCGGGTTCCCCATCGCCAAGATCGCTGCCAAGCTCGCCGTCGGCTACACCCTCGACGAGATCCCCAACGACATCACCGCCGAGACCCCGGCCAGCTTCGAGCCGAGCCTCGACTACGTCGTGGTCAAGGTGCCGCGGTTCGCCTTCGAGAAGTTCCCCGGTGCCGACCCGGCGCTGACCACCACGATGAAGTCGGTCGGCGAGGCCATGGCCATCGGCCGCTCCTTCCCCGAGGCGCTGCAGAAGGCCATGCGCTCGGTGGAGAAGAACGGCGTCGGCCTCACCTGGGCCGGCGAGCCCGGCGACAAGGACGAGCTGGTGCGGGCGTCGGCCACCCCTGGCGAGCTGCGGCTGCGCCGCATGCAGCAGGCGCTGCGCGCCGGCGCCACCGTGGCCGAGCTGAACGCCTCCACCGGAATCGACCCCTGGTTCCTCGACCAGCTGCTGCTGCTGGAGGAGACCGCCCGCGAGCTGGCCGGCGGCCGGCTCGACGCCGGGCGGCTGCGCGCGGCCAAGCGCATCGGCTTCTCCGACCTGCAGATCGGCGAGATCACCGGCAAGAGCGAAGAGGTGGTGCGCGAGCTGCGCTACGCGCTGGGCGTCCACCCGGTCTATCTGACCGTCGACACCTGCGCCGCCGAGTTCGCCGCCCAGACGCCCTACCTGTACTCCAGCTACGACGAGGAGACCGAGGTCCCCAAGGGCACCCGCCCCAAGGTCGTCATCCTGGGGTCGGGCCCCAACCGCATCGGCCAGGGCGTCGAGTTCGACTACAGCTGCGTGCACGCCTCCTTCGCGCTGTCGGAGGCGGGCTACGAGACCGTCATGGTCAACTGCAACCCCGAGACCGTCTCCACCGACTACGACACCAGCGACCGCCTCTACTTCGAGCCGCTGACCCTGGAGGACGTGCTGGAGGTCGTCCGCGCCGAGCGCGCCACCGGCGAGGTGGCCGGCGTCGTCGTCCAGCTCGGCGGCCAGACGCCGCTGGGGCTGGCGCGCGGCCTCAAGGCGGCCGGGGTGCCCATCGTCGGCACCAGCCCCGAGGCCATCGACCTCGCGGAGGACCGCGGCGAGTTCGGCAAGGTGCTGGCCGGCGCGGGGCTGCCCGCACCCAAGCACGGCACCGCCCACTCCTTCGCCGGAGCCCGCGAGGTCGCCGCCGAGATCGGCTACCCCGTGATGGTGCGCCCCTCCTACGTGCTGGGCGGGCGCGGCATGGAGATCGTCTACGACGAGGCGATGCTGGCCGACTACATCGAGCGCAACGCCGAAGTGAGCCCGGACTATCCGGTGCTCATCGACCGGTTCCTCGACGACGCCATCGAGATCGACGTCGACGCCGTCTACGACGGCACCGACCTCTACCTCGGCGGGATCATGGAGCACATCGAGGAGGCCGGCATCCACTCCGGCGACTCCGCCTGCGCCCTGCCGGCGGTGACGCTGGGCCGCGAGGACTTCGAGCGCATCCGCTACTCCACCGAGGCCATCGCCCGCGGCACCGGGGTGCGCGGGCTGCTGAACGTGCAGTACGCGCTCGCCTCGGGCGTCCTCTACGTCCTGGAGGCCAACCCCCGCGCCTCGCGCACCGTGCCGTTCGTCTCCAAGGCGACCGCCGTTCCGCTGGCCAAGGCCGCCGCGCGGGTGATGCTGGGCGCGACCGTGCCCGAGCTGCGGGCCGAGGGCCTGCTGCCGGCCGAGGGCGACGGCGGCACGCTGCCCATGGACGCCCCCGTCTCGGTCAAGGAGGCGGTGCTGCCCTTCAACCGCTTCATCGACCGCCACGGCGAGGGGGTGGACACCGTGCTGGGCCCGGAGATGCGCTCCACCGGCGAGGTGATGGGCCTGGACACCGAGTTCGGCTCCGCCTACGCCAAGTCCCAACTGGCGGCCTACGGCTCGCTGCCGACCTCGGGCACGGTGTTCGTCTCGGTGGCCAACCGCGACAAGCGCACCATGGTCTTCCCCCTCAAGCGGCTGGCCGACCTCGGCTTCGAGATCCTGGCGACCGAGGGCACCGCCTGGGTGCTGCGGCGCCATGGTGTGGCCGCCCGAGTGGTGCGCAAGCACAGCGAAGGTCCCGGACCGGCCGGCGAACCCACTATCGTGCAACTCATCCACCAAGGCGGTGTGGACCTCATCGTCAACACGCCCTTCGGCAGCGCCGGCCAGTCCGGCCCCCGCTTGGACGGCTACGAGATCCGCACCGCGGCGGTCGTGCGCGGTGTGCCCAGCGTCACCACGGTGCAGGGGCTGGCCGCGGCGGTCGAGGGCATCGAGGCCCTGGTGCGGGGCGACATCGGCGTGCGCTCCCTGCAGGAGCACGCCGCCGCCCTGCGCGGGGGAGCGGACTGAGCCCCCGCGCGCGGGGGCGTCCGCGCGGCGGGGCAGGGTCCGGCCGCCGCACAGGCGGCCGGTGGGGGCCGGGCGCGGGCCGGTGAGTCCGCGCAGCCGAGCGGATCGAGGCGGGGCAACCGAGTGAGTGACAACGGGCCGGTGCAGACACGCAGCCCTGTGCTGACCGTGCGCCGTGTCGACGCCTACCACGCCATCACGGTGGTGGCGCCGCAGATCGCCGAGCGGTTCCGCTCGGGCCAGTTCCTCTCGGTGGCGGTGGGCGGCGACCAGTCGAGCATGCTGCTGCGCCGCCCCTTCGCCATCCACGACGTCAAACCCGACTACGGCGGCACCGTCGAGTTCCTGTTCGCGGTGCGCGGCGCCGGAACCGCGTGGCTGGCCGAGCGCCGCTCCCGCGACCTGATCGACGTCGTCGGGCCGCTGGGCCGCCCCTTCCCGCTGCCGCGCGACCCCGTCAACTGCCTGCTGGTGGGCGGCGGCTCGGGCGCGGCGCCGCTGTTCCCGCTGGCGCACGCGCTGCGGCGGCGGGGCTGCCGGGTGGACTTCGTGCTGGGCGCCGCCTCCGCCGACCGCGTCTTCTCGGCGATCAGCGCCCGCCGGATCGCCGAGACCGCCACCTTCACCACCGACGACGGCTCCTTCGGCGTGCGCGGTCGGGTCACCGACGCTCTGGAGCGGGTCGCCGCCGACGCCCGCTCCGACGTCGTCTACGCCTGCGGGCCGATGCCGATGCTGGGCGGCGTGGCCGCCGCGGCCGCGCGCATGGGGATCCCCGCCCAGGTCGCGGTGGAGGAGGCCATGGCCTGCGGTACGGGCATGTGCATGAGCTGCGTCATTCCGGTGGTCGGCGAGGACGGGATCACCCGGATGGCGCGTGCCTGCGTCGACGGCCCGGTCTTCCGCGCCGAACGGGTCCGCTTCGGCGACGTGGGCACCATCCCCTTCGACGCACTGGGCGCACCCGGATGGAAGGCCCGCGCCGAGGACACCGCTGCGGGCGGGGCCGCTGAGCGGGAGGCCGGCTGAGCATGAACCCCGACCTGCGCACCCGCCTGGGCGCACTGGAGCTGGCCAACCCCGTCATGGCGGCCGCCGGGTGCGCCGGCACCGGGCGCGAGCTCGCCCGCTTCTACGACATCGCGCGGCTCGGCGCCGTGGCGACCAAGTCGGTGATGCTGCAACCGCGGGCGGGGCGGCCCGCGCCCCGCATGGCCGAGACCCCCTCCGGCATGCTCAGCGCGATCGGGCTGCAGGGGCCGGGCATCGAGGTCTTCCTGCAGCGCGACCTGCCCTGGCTACAGGCGCGCGGCGGGACCACCGTGGTGTCGGTGGCCGGGGGAGCGGCCGACGAGTACGCCGAAGTGGCCCGGCGGCTGCCCGCCTCTGCGGGGGTCGCCGTGATCGAGGTGAACCTCTCCTGCGCCGACCCGGCCGGGCAGGGGCGCCACTTCACCGACGACGCCGGCGCGGCGGCGCGGGTGGTGCGGGCCGTGCGCGCCGCCGCCGACCCGCAGGTGCCGGTCCTGGCCAAGCTGGCCGCCGACGTCCCCGATCCGGTGGGCCTGGCGGGGGCGTGCGCGGAGGCGGGCGCGGACGGGCTGTCCATGGTCAACTGCCTGCGGGGCATGTCCGTCGACCCCCTGACCCTGCGGCCCGCGGTGGCCGGGGGCATGGGCGGGCTCTCCGGACCGGCGATCCGCCCGGTCGCCGTGGGCTGCGTCTACCAGGTGAGCGCGGCGCTGCCGGACGTGCCGATCGTCGGCATGGGCGGGGTGCGCACCGGCGCCGACGCATTGGAGTTCCTCGCAGCGGGGGCCTCGGCGGTCGCGGTGGGCACGGTGAACTTCGCCGACCCGTCGGCGTGCGTGCGGATCCTGCGCGAACTGGAGGAGCTGCTGGAGGAGCGCGGTGTGGACCGGGTCACCGACGTCATCGGCGCCGCCCACCGTTCTACGGGGACTGCGCTGGGACGATGACCCTAGGAGAGTCTCAGGGGCCCTCTCGCGGCTCGCGGTACCCGGGCAGCCTCGTGGCCTAGGCTCGGGGGCGGAAAGCGCCGCTGCGGCCGTCTCAGCGGCGCCGACGGATGCTTCCCGGCGTCCATGCATGAACCGGCCGCACCGGGGAACCGCTCGGGACAGCGCGTCAACGCCGATCATCCGAACGCCCCGCCCGCAGGCGCCGCAGTCGCCGGTGCCCGAAGCCGGCGCACGACCCTGAACCGCCTTTGCCAGCCCCAGCGAGCCGAAGGAGAACCACCGTGGCAGCGCCCATCGCCGTCGCCATCGACGCACCCGACATCGAGACCGCCGCACGCTGGGCCTCCGAGGTCGCCCCCCACGTCAGCACGGTGAAGGTGGGGCTGGAGCTCTACCTGCGCTACGGCCCCGAGGTGGTCGGCACGCTGCGCGGCGGGAACAAGACCTCGGTTTTCCTTGACCTCAAACTGCACGACATCCCCGCCACCGTCGCGGGAGCCGCGCGCAAT is a window from the Streptomonospora litoralis genome containing:
- a CDS encoding dihydroorotase — encoded protein: MTQSSAAYLIRGARIAGGEPADILIRDGAVAEVGPRISAADAAVVDAAGLVALPGLVDLHTHLREPGREDAETVAGGARAAAAGGYTAVHAMANTDPVADTAGVVEQVWRLGRESGHCDVQPVGAVTRGLGGVQLAELGAMADSAAGVRVFSDDGRCVSDALLMRRALEYVKAFDGVVAQHAQEPRLTENAQMNEGVVSDRLGLAGWPAVAEEAVIARDCLLTEHVGSRLHVCHVSTKGSVQILRWAKSRGCDVTAEVTPHHLLLTDDLAESYDPAYKVNPPLRTAEDVHALREGLADGTVDIVATDHAPHPAEAKETEWATAAMGMLGLETALSVVQHTMVDTGLLDWAQLAHRMSALPARIGRLAGHGRPIAPGEPANVTLYDADTASEIDPAALVSKSANTPYRGMRLPGRIQATFLRGIPTVLDGKIK
- the carA gene encoding glutamine-hydrolyzing carbamoyl-phosphate synthase small subunit translates to MLVLEDGRAFRGRSFGAQGETLGEIVFNTGMTGYQETLTDPSYHRQIVVMTAPHIGNTGVNDDDPESGRIWVSGYVVREPARVASNWRARRTLDEELQRQDVVGIALDGTRALTRHLRDRGAMRAAISTVETDPERLRERVLASPQMAGADLAGEVTTTEPYTVRPPEGVPARFRVAAVDLGIKAMTPQRLAERGCEVTVLPADTTAEAILALEPDGVFFSNGPGDPATAEKPVALMRAVLESRTPLFGICFGNQILGRALDLGTFKLPFGHRGVNQPVQDVHTKRVHITSHNHGFAVDAPADGPFETPYGRAEVSHVDLNDNVVEGLRLLDRPAFSVQYHPEAAAGPHDAAAHFDAFCDLMAASSDPSSSSGRPAEPVQS
- the carB gene encoding carbamoyl-phosphate synthase large subunit; amino-acid sequence: MPRRSDLKSVLVIGSGPIVIGQAAEFDYSGTQACRVLKAEGLRVILVNSNPATIMTDPEIADATYVEPITPGMVEKIIAKERPDALLPTLGGQTALNTAVALHDSGVLAKYSVELIGANVEAIQSGEDRETFKGIVERIGGESARSRICHTLDQCLEAAEELSYPVVVRPSFTMGGSGSGFAHDEKQLRRIAGQGLALSPVTEVLLEESILGWKEYELELMRDGNDNVVVVCSIENFDPMGVHTGDSVTVAPAMTLTDREYQHMRDVGIAVIREVGVDTGGCNIQFAVHPETGRMIVIEMNPRVSRSSALASKATGFPIAKIAAKLAVGYTLDEIPNDITAETPASFEPSLDYVVVKVPRFAFEKFPGADPALTTTMKSVGEAMAIGRSFPEALQKAMRSVEKNGVGLTWAGEPGDKDELVRASATPGELRLRRMQQALRAGATVAELNASTGIDPWFLDQLLLLEETARELAGGRLDAGRLRAAKRIGFSDLQIGEITGKSEEVVRELRYALGVHPVYLTVDTCAAEFAAQTPYLYSSYDEETEVPKGTRPKVVILGSGPNRIGQGVEFDYSCVHASFALSEAGYETVMVNCNPETVSTDYDTSDRLYFEPLTLEDVLEVVRAERATGEVAGVVVQLGGQTPLGLARGLKAAGVPIVGTSPEAIDLAEDRGEFGKVLAGAGLPAPKHGTAHSFAGAREVAAEIGYPVMVRPSYVLGGRGMEIVYDEAMLADYIERNAEVSPDYPVLIDRFLDDAIEIDVDAVYDGTDLYLGGIMEHIEEAGIHSGDSACALPAVTLGREDFERIRYSTEAIARGTGVRGLLNVQYALASGVLYVLEANPRASRTVPFVSKATAVPLAKAAARVMLGATVPELRAEGLLPAEGDGGTLPMDAPVSVKEAVLPFNRFIDRHGEGVDTVLGPEMRSTGEVMGLDTEFGSAYAKSQLAAYGSLPTSGTVFVSVANRDKRTMVFPLKRLADLGFEILATEGTAWVLRRHGVAARVVRKHSEGPGPAGEPTIVQLIHQGGVDLIVNTPFGSAGQSGPRLDGYEIRTAAVVRGVPSVTTVQGLAAAVEGIEALVRGDIGVRSLQEHAAALRGGAD
- a CDS encoding dihydroorotate dehydrogenase electron transfer subunit; translation: MSDNGPVQTRSPVLTVRRVDAYHAITVVAPQIAERFRSGQFLSVAVGGDQSSMLLRRPFAIHDVKPDYGGTVEFLFAVRGAGTAWLAERRSRDLIDVVGPLGRPFPLPRDPVNCLLVGGGSGAAPLFPLAHALRRRGCRVDFVLGAASADRVFSAISARRIAETATFTTDDGSFGVRGRVTDALERVAADARSDVVYACGPMPMLGGVAAAAARMGIPAQVAVEEAMACGTGMCMSCVIPVVGEDGITRMARACVDGPVFRAERVRFGDVGTIPFDALGAPGWKARAEDTAAGGAAEREAG
- a CDS encoding dihydroorotate dehydrogenase yields the protein MNPDLRTRLGALELANPVMAAAGCAGTGRELARFYDIARLGAVATKSVMLQPRAGRPAPRMAETPSGMLSAIGLQGPGIEVFLQRDLPWLQARGGTTVVSVAGGAADEYAEVARRLPASAGVAVIEVNLSCADPAGQGRHFTDDAGAAARVVRAVRAAADPQVPVLAKLAADVPDPVGLAGACAEAGADGLSMVNCLRGMSVDPLTLRPAVAGGMGGLSGPAIRPVAVGCVYQVSAALPDVPIVGMGGVRTGADALEFLAAGASAVAVGTVNFADPSACVRILRELEELLEERGVDRVTDVIGAAHRSTGTALGR